From the Methanonatronarchaeum thermophilum genome, the window TACTAGATATAACAGTTCTATTCTGCATTTAGTATAGAATATCAGATGGTATTCGAGTTGATATATGGTTTGTTTCTCTGATTGTGTATTGTTTTTTTTGTTTAGGCAATATGGGTGTGGCTTGTTGTTTAGTTTTTTTATTTTATTATAGAGGTGTGTCCTCTCCTTATGGAGGAGAGGTTTTTTCGTAGCCCTGGTTAGAGATAAGAAATAGTTAGGTTTGGTAACTCCATTCTCCTTTGTATTCTAGGTCATGGAACTCTGTGAGATAGGTTTTATGGAGTTCGTCTGGATCTAATTCATCGTATATTTCGGGATATACAGATTCTGCCATCAATGAAGTTCCAATAGGGTATCTCATTGCTGAAACGACGTCTTGTGAGAGAAGGTGTACTTCATCTTCTTCTAATGCGGTTGTTAGGGACAGACCTGTTCTCTCCATTATCGTGTTATACTCGTTTTCCACTTTTTCTGTTGTGTTAACGGTGTATCCAAGTGTATCTGAACACCTGATTATTTTAATCATAACTTCAGGATTTTCATCAACTACCCACTCTGGACTAACTTCTGGATGGGTTTTATCTAAATCCTCGGCGATATTTCTTGAATTAATCAACTCTAGCATTTGATGCCAGTTGGAGTCGTTTGTTGCTGCAGTGGTGTATTCTTCGAATTGCTCTATATATACATTTTTAACATCTTCTTCCCCGATTTCATTGGTAAGTTCGATTATTTCTTCCATTGATTCCTCATAAAAATCTAACAGTTTTTCTGCATTGTCTTCTGCATCTAATATCTTACCTAAAATCTCGATTTCTTCTTCTATTTGATCTACTTTATAGAAATCCAGTCTAACAACAGTTATGTCAAACTTATCAAGTTTGTCTTCAAGGTCTTCTTCATAATCAGAGTATGCAATAACTAGATCTGGATTTAAACTGGCTATCTCTTCATAGTTAGGGTTGAAAAAATTACCTACGGTAGTTCTATCATCTAAATCTTCCCAAAATTGGTCGCCCTTCATAAACTCTGAAATTCCAACAATTTTGTCGTCACAATCAAGAGCTCTGACAGCTTCTGCAGAGTTACTTGTTAATGTAACTATCTCCTCAACTGGATAGTTAACTTCTACCTCAGTACCGGTTGAATCCTCGATTGTTATTTTATCTTTATCGCTTTCCATACCATCGATACAACCTCCAAACGATATAAATAGAGCTAATACTATTAAAACAATAAAAAAACTTAAATAACGTTTTTTCACCATATTTGATCCCTTAAATACATTTTAAACTATTTCTATATCTGTACAAAACAACATAAATATTACGTTTCTATCAAAAAGTATTAAAAAACACATAAAAAAAATAAAAAAGTAATAAATAGGGTTTGGGGAAATTCGTTACCAGCAGAGCCCCTCACATTTATCTAGTCTACGTCCCTCTATACATGGAATATCTATATCTAGTTTTTTGTATTGTTCCCAGTCGGTCAGTATTAGGCAGGCATCCGCTTGGTTTAATGCTTTCTCCGGTGTTTTTTCGTAGTTTATATCTGGAAATACATCCATCATGTTTTCACTTGCTTTCGGGTCATGAGCGTATATTGTGGTGTTTTTTTGTTTTAGAGTTTTTATAACAGGTAATGCTCTGCTTTCCCGTATGTCATCGGTTCCTGGTTTAAATGCTAGGCCTAATACAGCTATTTTTTTATTTTTTAGCTCACCGATTTTCGACTCCAACATCTCAACTATTTTCTGAGGTTGTTTCTGGTTAGTTTTCAGCACTGCGTCAAGTATATCCGGTTTTTCGTCTACTTCAACTGCTTTAGATTTCAAGGCTCGAACGTCTTTCGGGAAGCAGTTGTGGATTATAATACCATAACTAGCTGTGAATGATTGGTTGTCTTCAACCTCGACTGAATGTACATCAACATCCTCTGTATACCTATCTATTTCAACAACCCGATCCACATGATTTTCTTCTCCGTTTTTGTTTTTTTCTCTAAAAATCCTTAGACGTTCAGTACGAGATATCTTGATATCATTTCTAACCTCTTTAGAACCCAATGTTTTTTCAAAATCCAGTTTTAGTTCTGACCCACTACTACGTTTTATCGTTGTATCGATATCCAGTGACTCCAACAACAATGATAGTTGTTCACCCAACAACTGGAGTTCAGGCCCAATAATCAACTGTGCCTCACCACGACCACCACTGTAGTTGGGGAAAATTCCCTTTAAAAAGGCTTTTTTATTATCGGTTGTTTCTTGAAACACCTGTTCAGGTATTTTTTTACCATAAACACCGATACAAAACTCCTTTAATAAAGCCCCGGCCAACTGGTTTTCAATACTTAACTGGTTTTTATCTCCTGGAGTTATCGTGTAAGGCACTTCGAATCTATTCAAAAATTCATACACTGGATCTAAGTTATCAGCATCCATCGTTCTAAAAACACACATACCGTTATCGATAAGCTGTTCGGTGTCTCCAAAATTTATAAAACTACCTATAAACATCCAGATGTCTTCACCTAAAGAACAAGGTGACTCAAAAACACCACCACCCAACCCCTTTATATTACAACTATCCTTCTCAGACATATCTAAACCAACTGCTTCATCAACTGGGACCCAATCCTCTTCTTCCCCACCTACAT encodes:
- a CDS encoding ABC transporter substrate-binding protein, whose translation is MESDKDKITIEDSTGTEVEVNYPVEEIVTLTSNSAEAVRALDCDDKIVGISEFMKGDQFWEDLDDRTTVGNFFNPNYEEIASLNPDLVIAYSDYEEDLEDKLDKFDITVVRLDFYKVDQIEEEIEILGKILDAEDNAEKLLDFYEESMEEIIELTNEIGEEDVKNVYIEQFEEYTTAATNDSNWHQMLELINSRNIAEDLDKTHPEVSPEWVVDENPEVMIKIIRCSDTLGYTVNTTEKVENEYNTIMERTGLSLTTALEEDEVHLLSQDVVSAMRYPIGTSLMAESVYPEIYDELDPDELHKTYLTEFHDLEYKGEWSYQT
- a CDS encoding nucleotide sugar dehydrogenase, whose protein sequence is MKVSIVGSGYVGTTTALCLAELGHETVNVDIDPDVVDGLNSGVLHIHEPGLQKLLDEHLGSRFYATTDYGVVGDTDITFICLPTPSCEDGGLDLSVVLDGARELGKALMSEESHMVVVKSTVLPGSTKEVGRVVLEKSGLRKDSLLLACNPEFLREGTAVYDFMEPDRIVLGGDEEAVENLKQLYRPLIDDGFQVFETDVKTAEMVKYASNSLLATKISFANEVGNICKKLDIDSYEVMDGVGLDKRVERSFLDSGVGFGGSCLPTGERVLVEVDGELKYIPIEKLHSLFIKDCSLKAYSLDLDTGSREFKEITTVTERPYNDVLVEVFTESGRSLKATEDHPFIVQDGGWSVKPAINLSVGDEIPLIGEFPVNPVSIDFLEIIEKHGVEDVLIDVGGEEEDWVPVDEAVGLDMSEKDSCNIKGLGGGVFESPCSLGEDIWMFIGSFINFGDTEQLIDNGMCVFRTMDADNLDPVYEFLNRFEVPYTITPGDKNQLSIENQLAGALLKEFCIGVYGKKIPEQVFQETTDNKKAFLKGIFPNYSGGRGEAQLIIGPELQLLGEQLSLLLESLDIDTTIKRSSGSELKLDFEKTLGSKEVRNDIKISRTERLRIFREKNKNGEENHVDRVVEIDRYTEDVDVHSVEVEDNQSFTASYGIIIHNCFPKDVRALKSKAVEVDEKPDILDAVLKTNQKQPQKIVEMLESKIGELKNKKIAVLGLAFKPGTDDIRESRALPVIKTLKQKNTTIYAHDPKASENMMDVFPDINYEKTPEKALNQADACLILTDWEQYKKLDIDIPCIEGRRLDKCEGLCW